In a single window of the Callithrix jacchus isolate 240 chromosome 1, calJac240_pri, whole genome shotgun sequence genome:
- the LOC144579560 gene encoding uncharacterized protein LOC144579560 has product MSPAPRAVRRWESQAHFQERCPKSPCATVGLMGKPALRHCTGKAPTAQRGLHPMGMLPPHRYSHRTARPYPMGMLPPHRCSHRTARPYPMGMLPPHRCSHRTARAPSYGDAPTAQVLPPHSEGPSYGDAPTAQVLPPHSEAPSYGDAPTAQVLTPHSEAPAYGDAPTAQQVLHPMGMLPPHRYSHRTARAPSYGDAPTAQILPPHSEALSYGDAPTAQVLPPHSEALSYGDAPTAQVLPPHSEALSYGDAPTAQVLPLHSEALSYGDAPTAQRGPILWGCSHRTARPYPMGCSHRTARPYPMGMLPPHSEALSYGDAPTAQVLTPHSEALSYGDAPTAQVLPPHSEALSYGDAPTAQVLPPYREAPIIRGCSHCTDAPHTGAHHLGMLPLHRCSPCTESLPSYGDNSDAQRLPTHREASIIWGDS; this is encoded by the coding sequence ATGTCGCCAGCTCCTAGGGCTGTCAGGAGGTGGGAGAGCCAGGCCCACTTCCAGGAACGGTGTCCCAAATCACCTTGCGCGACAGTGGGCCTGATGGGAAAACCAGCACTGCGTCACTGCACAGGGAAGGCTCCCACCGCACAGCGAGGGCTCCATCCTATGGGGATGCTCCCACCGCACAGATACTCCCACCGCACAGCGAGGCCCTATCCTATGGGGATGCTCCCACCGCACAGGTGCTCACACCGCACAGCGAGGCCCTATCCTATGGGGATGCTCCCACCGCACAGGTGCTCCCACCGCACAGCGAGGGCTCCATCCTATGGGGATGCTCCCACCGCACAGGTGCTCCCACCGCACAGCGAGGGCCCATCCTATGGGGATGCTCCCACCGCACAGGTGCTCCCACCGCACAGCGAGGCCCCATCCTATGGGGATGCTCCCACCGCACAGGTGCTCACACCGCACAGCGAGGCCCCAGCCTATGGGGATGCTCCCACCGCACAGCAAGTGCTCCATCCTATGGGGATGCTCCCACCGCACAGATACTCCCACCGCACAGCAAGGGCTCCATCCTATGGGGATGCTCCCACCGCACAGATACTCCCACCGCACAGCGAGGCCCTATCCTATGGGGATGCTCCCACCGCACAGGTGCTCCCACCGCACAGTGAGGCCCTATCCTATGGGGATGCTCCCACCGCACAGGTGCTCCCACCGCACAGTGAGGCCCTATCCTATGGGGATGCTCCCACCGCACAGGTGCTCCCACTGCACAGTGAGGCCCTATCCTATGGGGATGCTCCCACCGCACAGCGAGGCCCTATCCTATGGGGATGCTCCCACCGCACAGCGAGGCCCTATCCTATGGGATGCTCCCACCGCACAGCGAGGCCCTATCCTATGGGGATGCTCCCACCGCACAGCGAGGCCCTATCCTATGGGGATGCTCCCACCGCACAGGTGCTCACACCGCACAGCGAGGCCCTATCCTATGGGGATGCTCCCACCGCACAGGTGCTCCCACCGCACAGCGAGGCCCTATCCTATGGGGATGCTCCTACCGCACAGGTGCTCCCACCATACAGAGAAGCACCCATCATACGAGGATGCTCCCATTGCACAGATGCTCCGCACACAGGTGCCCATCATTTGGGAATGCTCCCGCTGCACAGGTGCTCCCCATGCACTGAGAGTCTCCCATCATATGGGGATAATTCTGATGCACAGAGGCTCCCCACACACAGAGAAGCGTCCATAATATGGGGAGACTCCTGA
- the PRR5 gene encoding proline-rich protein 5 isoform X2 has product MVILRDKIRFYEGQKLLDSLAETWDFFFSDVLPMLQAIFYPVQGKEPSVRQLALLHFRNAITLSVKLEDALARAHARVPPAIVQMLLVLQGVHESRGVTEDYLRLETLVQKVVSPYLGTYGLHSSEGPFTHSCILEKHLLRRSRSGDVLAKNPVVRSKSYNTPLLNPVQEHEAEGAAAGGTSIRRHSVSEMTSCPEPQGFSDLPGQGPAGACRSSPVPHSGPCPSRLHPTTQPPEQGPDPTRSSLPGSSPENLVDQILESVDSDSEGIFIDFGRGRGSATSGLGGPGGRQSVV; this is encoded by the exons GACAGAAGCTGCTGGACTCGCTGGCGGAGACCTGGGACTTCTTCTTCAGTGATGTGCTACCCATGCTGCAGGCCATCTTCTACCCGGTGCAG GGCAAGGAGCCGTCAGTACGGCAGCTGGCCCTGCTGCACTTCAGGAATGCCATCACCCTCAGCGTGAAGCTGGAGGACGCACTGGCCCGGGCCCACGCCCGCGTGCCCCCTGCCATCGTGCAGATGCTGCTGGTGCTGCAG GGGGTGCACGAGTCCAGGGGAGTGACCGAGGACTACCTGCGCCTGGAGACACTGGTCCAGAAGGTGGTATCGCCATACCTGGGCACCTATGGCCTCCACTCCAGCGAGGGGCCCTTCACCCACTCCTGCATCCTGG AAAAGCACCTGCTGCGCCGCTCCCGCTCGGGGGACGTGCTGGCCAAGAACCCGGTGGTGCGTTCCAAGAGCTACAACACGCCGCTGCTGAACCCCGTGCAGGAGCACGAGGCAGAGGGCGCGGCGGCCGGCGGCACCAGCATCCGCAGGCACTCGGTGTCCGAGATGACGTCCTGCCCCGAGCCCCAGGGCTTCTCCGACCTGCCCGGCCAGGGCCCCGCCGGAGCCTGCAGGTCCTCCCCGGTGCCCCACTCAGGGCCTTGCCCCAGCAGACTGCACCCCACGACCCAGCCCCCCGAGCAGGGCCCGGATCCCACCCGAAGCTCGCTGCCCGGCTCCAGCCCCGAGAACCTGGTAGACCAGATCCTGGAGTCTGTAGACTCGGATTCGGAAGGGATTTTTATTGACTTTGGCCGAGGCCGGGGGTCTGCCACGTCTGGCTTGGGGGGGCCTGGGGGCCGGCAGAGCGTCGTGTGA